The following proteins are encoded in a genomic region of Pyxicephalus adspersus chromosome 9, UCB_Pads_2.0, whole genome shotgun sequence:
- the LOC140338023 gene encoding SPRY domain-containing SOCS box protein 3-like, translating to MPSGYVKENWLWEINGQSSMAELSKCQQEVYFHTDPILESCGTAGVRGDTGFLQGEHYWEIEFLEPPSGLSVMVGVGTGRAKLQAGSFQYVNLLGMDSESWGLSYKGTVWQNGICKQYTEPFYEEGTVIGVHLNMEEGTLTFYRDRQSLGVAFTGLHKVQHPLYPMVSSTSPGTELALGLRCCSLPTLEERCLSTLARNLLQTDLADLLPLPAIVRWKLKSWKS from the exons ATGCCCAGTGGATACGTAAAGGAGAACTGGCTATGGGAAATAAATGGGCAAAGCTCAATGGCAGAGCTGTCCAAGTGCCAGCAAGAAGTTTACTTCCACACTGACCCAATCCTGGAAAGCTGTGGCACGGCTGGAGTGCGGGGGGATACAG GCTTTCTCCAAGGTGAACATTACTGGGAGATAGAGTTCCTAGAACCACCTTCTGGCCTGTCCGTTATGGTTGGTGTTGGGACTGGTAGAGCAAAACTGCAAGCTGGAAGCTTCCAATATGTCAACCTATTGG GCATGGACTCGGAGAGCTGGGGCTTGTCTTATAAAGGGACAGTATGGCAGAATGGCATCTGCAAGCAGTACACAGAACCATTCTATGAAGAAGGCACTGTGATTGGTGTACACCTAAACATGGAAGAAGGGACGCTGACTTTCTACAGGGACAGACAGAGTCTGGGAGTGGCCTTTACAGGTCTACATAAA GTCCAGCACCCCTTATATCCAATGGTCTCTTCCACCAGTCCAGGAACCGAGTTAGCACTGGGATTGCGTTGCTGCAGTTTGCCCACTCTAGAGGAAAGATGTCTTAGCACTCTGGCTCGTAATTTGTTGCAAACAGACTTGGCTGATCTATTACCTCTTCCTGCAATTGTCAGGTGGAAGCTGAAAAGCTGGAAAAGCTAG